One Microplitis demolitor isolate Queensland-Clemson2020A chromosome 2, iyMicDemo2.1a, whole genome shotgun sequence DNA segment encodes these proteins:
- the LOC103574391 gene encoding dynein axonemal light chain 1-like, producing MSILKPTTCKDAARRWEEDNKCDASSALDVDLSFQWPPVEKMDNSLALFSKCLKLSLSTNMIEKIVGISSLKNLKILSLGRNVIKGFSGLEPLAETLEELWISYNSIEKMKGIATMKNLKVLYISNNLVKEWNEFMRLQELMNLRELLFVGNPLCEGVEVDLWRVDISKRLPSLEKLDGEPLIRTEDSPVQPAQASVKLDTSIVGESGIPTNT from the exons atgtcaattttaaaaccTACAACGTGTAAGGACGCTGCTCGACGCTGGGAAGAAGATAATAAATGTGATGCTTCATCTGCGTTGGACGTAGATTTGAGTTTTCAATGGCCTCCTGTAGAAAAAATGGATAATTCTCTGgctttattttcaaaatgtctaaaattatcattatcaacaaatatgattgaaaaaattgttggaaTAAGttctctaaaaaatttaaagatactATCACTAGGACGAAATGTTATAAAAGGATTTTCTGGTCTTGAACCACTCGCTGAAACTCTCGAAGAACTATGGATTTCATAtaattcaatagaaaaaatgaaaggTATAgcaacaatgaaaaatttaaaagtacttTATATATCAAATAACCTTGTTAAGGAGTGGAATGAATTCATGCGCCTTCAGGAATTGATGAACTTACGTGAATTATTGTTCGTCGGTAATCCGCTTTGCGAAGGTGTTGAG GTGGATCTTTGGAGAGTCGATATATCTAAACGGTTACCAAGCTTAGAAAAGCTTGATGGTGAACCGTTAATTAGAACGGAAGATAGTCCTGTTCAACCAGCTCAAGCATCAGTAAAGTTAGATACTTCGATAGTAGGGGAAAGTGGGATACCTACGAATACTTAA